From Pleurodeles waltl isolate 20211129_DDA chromosome 1_1, aPleWal1.hap1.20221129, whole genome shotgun sequence, a single genomic window includes:
- the B3GALNT2 gene encoding UDP-GalNAc:beta-1,3-N-acetylgalactosaminyltransferase 2 — MPENGGRRLSVTGKAQWLWAKFCRVLKRGRLGPMRGLLLLCPCVLAVAFHLWLQGPEVALSWPGWPRHHELVVGVLSARSNHKQRQAIRGTWLENLSRHPVLGPRTLVRFIVGSRGCAVPAPDREDPYSCRLLNISRPLLGREIEAFAVPHGAGLLSSQRVVNVHFQIFHPVVITRLGVLHQGEVGAAFQRNVTVRLFQAEHEESLFTARFSPASPGVQVNGLWYKPVEQFILPEGFQGTVTWEIHDPAGLFAQTARAVTVNDGGGVLRLLTVGEGLLPYEFTEGVEGVAGGFVYTIHEGDALLQNLHTRPERLAQHLIAMQEEEALLQKESATYQDIVFVDVVDTYRNVPSKLLHFYRWVGETTSFDLLLKTDDDCYIDMENVFESIVRKKLHQSNVWWGNFRLNWAVDRTGKWQELEYRSVAYPAFACGSGYVISKDIVEWLASNSERLKTYQGEDVSMGIWMAAIGPRRFQDSLWLCEQKCETGMLSSPQYSPEELIQLWNQKELCGNPCACEK, encoded by the coding sequence ATGCCGGAAAATGGCGGCCGCCGGCTAAGTGTTACAGGGAAAGCCCAATGGTTATGGGCAAAGTTCTGCAGGGTATTGAAAAGGGGGCGGCTAGGTCCGATGCGCGGCCTGCTACTACTCTGCCCTTGCGTGCTTGCCGTGGCCTTCCACCTTTGGCTGCAGGGCCCGGAAGTAGCGCTCAGCTGGCCGGGGTGGCCGAGGCACCATGAACTAGTGGTGGGTGTACTCTCTGCTCGCAGCAACCATAAACAGCGCCAGGCAATCCGTGGTACTTGGCTGGAGAATCTCTCCAGGCACCCAGTGCTGGGTCCCCGCACATTAGTGCGCTTTATTGTTGGGTCCCGCGGCTGCGCAGTCCCCGCCCCGGACCGCGAAGACCCCTATTCGTGCCGCCTGCTGAATATTAGTCGCCCATTGCTGGGCCGAGAGATTGAAGCTTTCGCCGTGCCCCATGGCGCTGGCCTGTTGTCGTCGCAGCGAGTAGTGAACGTGCACTTCCAGATCTTTCATCCTGTGGTGATTACGCGCCTAGGGGTCTTGCACCAGGGAGAGGTGGGTGCGGCCTTTCAGAGAAATGTCACAGTGCGACTCTTCCAGGCGGAGCATGAGGAGTCCCTCTTCACGGCTCGTTTTAGCCCAGCAAGTCCTGGTGTGCAGGTGAACGGCTTGTGGTACAAGCCAGTTGAACAGTTCATCCTTCCAGAGGGCTTCCAGGGCACAGTGACATGGGAGATCCACGACCCTGCAGGCCTTTTCGCCCAGACCGCCCGTGCGGTCACTGTCAACGATGGCGGTGGTGTTCTAAGGCTTCTGACGGTGGGTGAGGGTCTGCTGCCCTACGAGTTCACAGAGGGTGTGGAGGGAGTGGCAGGTGGCTTTGTTTACACCATCCACGAGGGTGATGCTTTGCTTCAGAATCTGCACACCCGCCCTGAAAGGTTGGCACAACATCTGATTGCAatgcaggaggaggaggccttGCTACAGAAAGAGAGCGCGACGTATCAGGATATCGTTTTCGTAGATGTTGTTGATACGTACAGGAACGTTCCTTCGAAGCTCCTCCACTTCTATAGGTGGGTGGGGGAGACGACCAGCTTTGACTTGCTGTTAAAAACTGACGATGATTGCTACATTGACATGGAGAACGTTTTTGAAAGTATCGTGCGCAAAAAACTACACCAGTCTAATGTTTGGTGGGGCAATTTCAGACTCAACTGGGCTGTTGATAGAACGGGTAAGTGGCAAGAATTGGAGTATAGAAGCGTAGCTTATCCAGCGTTTGCTTGTGGGTCTGGATATGTTATATCAAAAGATATCGTTGAGTGGCTCGCGAGTAACTCCGAAAGATTGAAGACTTACCAGGGAGAAGATGTCAGTATGGGTATTTGGATGGCAGCCATTGGTCCACGGAGATTCCAGGACAGCCTCTGGTTGTGTGAGCAGAAATGTGAAACAGGAATGCTGTCTTCCCCTCAATACTCCCCAGAAGAACTAATACAACTTTGGAACCAAAAGGAACTGTGTGGAAACCCTTGTGCGTGCGAAAAGTGA